A window of Staphylococcus sp. 17KM0847 contains these coding sequences:
- the pepT gene encoding peptidase T — MKDAIIERLTRYVTINTQSDPNSDTTPSTSQQWDLLRLLEEELKDLGLETDIDSHGYLFATLPANVDTKIPTIGFLAHVDTSPDFNADNVRPQIIDYYDGGVIQLGTSERYIDPEVFPDMQKVKGHTLMTTDGTSLLGADDKAGVVEIMEALHYLVKHPDVPHGRIRVAFTPDEEIGRGPHRFDVQRFDADFAYTMDGSQLGELQFESFNAAEAVVTFEGVNVHPGSAKNKMVNALNLATMFNQRLPESEVPEHTEGYEGFFHLMQLEGNVEKATSQYIIRDHDRTKFEGRKQQLINIQRDLNARYSYQPVNIVINDQYHNMAEQIKPYPHIIDLPKAVFADLGITPNTAPIRGGTDGSQLSFMGLPTPNIFTGCDNFHGPYEYASIDVMVQAVQVIIGIVRKATEY; from the coding sequence ATGAAAGATGCAATTATAGAAAGGCTCACACGCTACGTTACAATTAACACACAATCAGATCCTAATAGTGACACGACACCTTCAACATCTCAACAATGGGATTTGTTACGACTACTGGAAGAAGAGTTAAAAGATTTAGGTTTAGAAACGGATATAGATTCACACGGCTACTTATTTGCAACTTTACCCGCTAATGTTGATACAAAGATTCCTACAATTGGGTTTTTAGCACATGTCGACACCTCTCCAGACTTCAATGCCGACAATGTACGACCACAGATCATTGATTATTATGATGGTGGTGTCATTCAACTGGGGACTTCTGAGCGCTATATCGACCCTGAGGTTTTCCCTGACATGCAAAAAGTTAAGGGACATACGCTTATGACAACAGACGGGACTTCTTTACTTGGGGCGGATGATAAAGCAGGTGTTGTAGAAATTATGGAAGCACTTCATTATCTCGTTAAACATCCTGATGTGCCACACGGTCGCATTCGGGTTGCCTTTACACCAGATGAAGAAATTGGTCGCGGACCACATCGTTTTGACGTTCAACGTTTTGATGCAGACTTTGCTTACACAATGGATGGAAGTCAACTTGGCGAATTACAATTTGAAAGTTTTAATGCGGCAGAAGCAGTAGTTACTTTCGAAGGTGTAAATGTACACCCTGGTTCTGCTAAAAACAAAATGGTGAACGCACTGAACTTAGCGACTATGTTTAACCAGCGCTTACCTGAATCAGAAGTACCTGAACATACAGAGGGCTACGAAGGTTTCTTCCACTTAATGCAACTGGAGGGTAACGTTGAGAAAGCGACATCGCAATATATTATCCGTGATCACGACCGCACAAAATTTGAAGGACGTAAACAACAGTTAATCAATATACAACGCGATCTTAATGCACGCTATTCATATCAACCTGTCAATATTGTAATTAATGATCAATACCATAATATGGCAGAACAAATTAAACCTTATCCACATATCATTGATTTACCCAAAGCAGTATTTGCCGATCTTGGTATCACACCAAATACTGCGCCAATTCGTGGTGGTACAGATGGTTCACAACTTTCCTTCATGGGATTACCTACCCCTAATATTTTTACAGGTTGTGATAACTTCCACGGTCCTTATGAGTATGCCTCTATTGACGTTATGGTTCAAGCCGTACAAGTTATTATTGGTATTGTACGTAAAGCAACGGAATATTAG
- a CDS encoding threonine/serine exporter family protein, whose product MTFIFYYVAQFIISFISTMLFSILFNAPKRLLLASGFVGAMGWIIYKFTIDLNYGTVMAAFLGSFILGMMSHTMSRHYKRPVIIFIVPGIIPLVPGGAAYEATRLLVTNAYTPAVNQFLEVTLTSGAIAFGILCAEIFYYIYTRIKHGYGKLKGKTYRKGYHMNNRI is encoded by the coding sequence ATGACGTTCATTTTTTATTACGTCGCACAATTTATCATTAGCTTTATTTCAACAATGCTTTTTTCAATTCTGTTCAATGCGCCTAAACGCCTCTTACTGGCATCAGGATTTGTTGGTGCCATGGGATGGATTATTTATAAATTTACCATTGATTTAAACTACGGTACTGTAATGGCTGCTTTTTTAGGAAGTTTTATTTTAGGTATGATGAGTCACACAATGAGTCGGCATTATAAACGTCCGGTTATTATTTTTATCGTCCCGGGTATTATCCCACTCGTTCCCGGAGGGGCGGCATACGAAGCCACTCGTTTATTAGTAACCAATGCTTATACACCTGCAGTCAATCAATTTTTAGAAGTAACACTCACATCAGGTGCCATTGCATTCGGTATTTTATGTGCTGAAATCTTTTACTATATTTATACACGCATCAAGCATGGGTATGGTAAACTAAAAGGCAAAACATATCGTAAAGGTTATCATATGAACAACCGAATTTAA
- a CDS encoding threonine/serine exporter family protein, producing the protein MAESLTIIDENKVIDVVLLAGKVLLESGAETYRVEDTMGRIAASFGLEDTYAFVTSTAIIFSLNDRTNTRLVRVRERTTDLEKIAIANNVSRKISRDELTLDEAKSELIHLEQASLQYSFIIKFLSAAIASGFFLFMFGGVRHDFLYAVLAGAGAFLTFDIVQRFIQIKFFSEFISSMVVIVIAAFFTKIGWAINQDIITIAGVMPLVPGILITNAIRDLMAGELLAGMSRGVEAALTAFAIGAGVAIVLLIF; encoded by the coding sequence ATGGCTGAATCATTGACGATTATAGATGAAAACAAAGTCATCGATGTCGTATTACTGGCAGGTAAAGTTCTATTAGAAAGTGGTGCCGAAACATACCGTGTAGAAGATACAATGGGACGCATTGCCGCAAGTTTTGGACTTGAAGACACTTATGCGTTTGTAACGTCGACAGCTATTATATTCTCCCTGAATGACCGCACAAATACGCGACTCGTTCGCGTACGTGAGCGAACAACAGACTTAGAGAAAATAGCTATCGCCAATAATGTTTCACGTAAAATTTCGCGAGATGAATTAACTTTAGATGAAGCGAAATCAGAACTCATCCACTTAGAACAAGCCTCTTTACAATATTCTTTTATTATAAAATTTCTATCTGCAGCGATTGCATCGGGCTTCTTCTTATTTATGTTTGGCGGTGTTCGTCACGACTTTTTATATGCCGTTCTCGCTGGAGCCGGAGCATTTTTAACATTTGACATTGTACAGCGCTTTATTCAAATAAAATTTTTCTCTGAGTTTATCAGCTCGATGGTCGTTATTGTGATTGCTGCTTTTTTCACCAAGATTGGATGGGCAATAAACCAAGATATTATTACAATTGCTGGTGTTATGCCTCTTGTACCCGGTATTTTAATTACAAATGCAATTCGAGATCTTATGGCTGGCGAATTACTTGCAGGTATGTCAAGAGGTGTTGAAGCAGCATTAACAGCATTTGCGATTGGTGCAGGTGTTGCTATCGTCTTATTAATCTTTTAG